A genomic segment from Lutibacter sp. A80 encodes:
- a CDS encoding TonB-dependent receptor — MRSFIFLFCALAFGFTPSTSLSQNAKITINTDKTITVDEVFKLIQDQTDYKFIYREDLFKNTPMVNVQKGTIKTYKLLDKSLAQSNVQYNFLENTIILSKKPVVKKEIQQITITGKVSDIHGEPLPGVNVLVGTKGNTTVRGVATDINGIYSIKASKGEFIRFSYVGFLTQEFKVADQQVINIVLAEAASNLSEVIVVGYGTTQKKDLTGSVTTVKASEIEQVKTQSVERALYGKVPGVMVTGSGQPGSSASVNIRGLSQINGDNQPLYVIDGIPMNINANSRSREGLLSVGGTQSNPLLAINPADIENLTVLKDASAAAIYGSRAANGVIIVTTKRGKRGQKPRLNFAVNTTIQNPQTKYEFLSTDEYRDFYSKQAQIALDNSGVPDNLLPIYFPNQYNIVNDPDNYFGTANTDWQKEVQNENAMWNDYRMSLSGGTDNVNYYMSGNVQNQESVFINDKFKRYSFAANIDATITDRLKVGASINYNNSISKTSDITSFRYAGAFRPDVPVFDENGNYTDNGDEAFEVPDMNPVGQDGRVRNELQRKSILTSIYAEIDIVKNLKFRSQFSANQSNDEVNNYSPSFTIDAALAGLNGNLISYGDPAIGILETQHNSTKNIIFTNTLTYNNTFNNIHSINAVAGLSWDSTENEAVGVNFAGFPDDFVLVNPESATHVYDGSSDFAQKALNSAFGRINYNYDDKYLVTATGRLDRSTQFGENNKTGFFPSLGLAWNMHNENFLKDNKTISSMKLRATAGRTGNDNLPAFLFTPVSAVEGGYGAPTLYNGLNGFRLQGVSNNGIRWEETDQIDLGIELGLFNNRLNAEIVWFNKKTSDLILLTPISAQTGFANYYSNIADVTNKGWEILVSGDIFRNEDLTWNSSFNASFITNNVDALKGGQSDSYNNYGVAEGYPIGTIFGRDIVGTAQTQAEIDALNAGAPDGQYDNYLLAPGDFIARDINGDGEYTDADQVRLADGNQPKVFGGWNNTLSYKNFNFNFNFSYVLGLDKLRSPDEFLSYLDFNRMSNYIKSDVMNAWTPENPDAKYPRAGSRSWQNNNSRFVSDASYLSLRSASIGYNIPSEVSKMLGISNAKFTFTGNNLFIIHNYDGPNPESITRGVNSDTTVDAASDGGWGYPNIQSFTLGLNVTF; from the coding sequence ATGAGATCCTTTATTTTCTTATTCTGTGCACTAGCGTTCGGATTTACTCCTAGTACGAGTTTATCTCAAAATGCAAAAATTACTATTAACACAGATAAAACCATCACTGTTGATGAAGTTTTTAAATTAATTCAAGATCAGACGGACTATAAATTTATTTATAGAGAAGATCTATTTAAAAACACACCTATGGTGAATGTGCAAAAAGGCACAATAAAAACGTACAAACTTTTAGATAAAAGTTTGGCACAAAGTAATGTTCAATACAACTTTTTAGAAAACACTATAATACTTTCTAAAAAACCTGTTGTTAAAAAAGAAATTCAACAAATTACCATAACAGGTAAAGTTAGTGATATTCATGGAGAACCATTACCAGGTGTAAATGTTTTAGTAGGTACTAAAGGAAACACAACAGTAAGAGGTGTTGCTACTGATATTAATGGAATTTATAGCATTAAAGCTTCAAAGGGTGAATTTATTAGATTTTCTTACGTTGGTTTTTTAACTCAAGAATTTAAAGTTGCCGATCAACAAGTTATTAATATAGTTTTAGCCGAAGCCGCCTCTAATTTAAGTGAGGTAATTGTTGTAGGTTATGGAACTACACAAAAGAAAGACCTTACAGGATCTGTAACAACTGTTAAAGCTTCAGAAATTGAGCAAGTGAAAACACAATCTGTTGAAAGAGCTCTTTACGGAAAAGTTCCTGGTGTAATGGTAACTGGTTCAGGGCAACCAGGTTCAAGTGCCTCTGTTAATATTAGAGGGCTTAGCCAAATAAATGGAGATAACCAACCATTATATGTTATTGATGGTATCCCAATGAATATTAATGCAAATAGTAGAAGCCGTGAAGGATTATTGAGTGTTGGTGGTACTCAATCCAATCCTCTATTAGCTATTAACCCTGCGGATATTGAAAACTTAACCGTTTTAAAAGATGCTTCTGCAGCCGCAATATATGGTTCCAGAGCCGCAAATGGTGTAATTATTGTCACCACAAAACGTGGTAAAAGAGGACAAAAACCAAGACTGAATTTTGCCGTAAATACAACAATTCAAAATCCACAAACAAAATATGAATTTTTAAGTACAGACGAATATAGGGATTTTTATAGTAAGCAAGCACAAATTGCCTTAGACAATAGTGGAGTACCTGATAATCTTTTACCTATATACTTTCCAAATCAATATAATATAGTTAACGATCCAGATAATTATTTTGGAACAGCAAATACTGATTGGCAAAAAGAAGTTCAAAACGAAAATGCTATGTGGAACGACTACCGTATGAGCCTTTCAGGAGGAACAGACAATGTAAACTACTATATGTCTGGTAATGTACAAAATCAAGAATCTGTATTTATTAATGATAAGTTTAAACGTTATTCTTTTGCAGCAAACATAGATGCAACAATTACAGATAGATTAAAAGTTGGTGCATCTATTAATTATAACAATTCTATAAGTAAAACTTCAGATATTACTAGTTTTAGATATGCTGGAGCTTTTAGACCTGATGTTCCTGTTTTTGATGAAAATGGAAATTATACAGATAATGGAGATGAAGCATTTGAAGTCCCAGACATGAATCCTGTTGGACAGGATGGACGAGTTAGAAATGAACTTCAAAGAAAAAGTATTCTTACTAGTATTTATGCTGAAATTGACATTGTTAAAAATTTAAAATTTAGATCTCAATTTAGTGCTAACCAGTCTAATGATGAAGTAAATAATTACTCACCATCATTTACAATTGATGCAGCACTTGCGGGGTTAAATGGAAATTTAATTTCTTATGGAGATCCAGCTATTGGAATTCTAGAAACCCAACATAACAGCACTAAAAACATCATATTTACGAACACATTAACGTATAATAATACATTTAATAATATTCACTCTATAAATGCTGTTGCGGGTCTATCTTGGGATAGCACGGAGAATGAGGCTGTTGGTGTTAATTTTGCAGGATTCCCAGACGACTTTGTTTTGGTAAATCCAGAATCGGCTACACATGTTTATGATGGAAGTAGTGATTTTGCTCAAAAGGCGTTAAATTCAGCTTTTGGAAGAATTAATTACAATTACGACGATAAATATTTAGTAACTGCAACTGGTCGTTTAGATAGATCCACTCAATTTGGGGAAAACAACAAAACAGGATTTTTTCCTTCATTAGGATTGGCTTGGAATATGCACAATGAAAATTTCCTAAAAGACAACAAAACTATTAGCTCAATGAAATTACGTGCTACAGCTGGTAGAACTGGTAACGATAATTTACCAGCCTTCCTATTTACCCCTGTATCAGCTGTTGAAGGTGGATATGGAGCACCTACTTTATACAATGGTCTTAACGGATTTAGATTGCAAGGAGTTTCAAATAATGGAATACGTTGGGAAGAAACAGATCAAATAGATTTAGGAATAGAATTGGGATTATTTAACAATCGTTTAAATGCAGAAATTGTTTGGTTCAATAAAAAAACATCTGATCTTATTTTATTAACACCAATTTCGGCACAAACTGGATTTGCAAATTATTATTCAAACATTGCTGATGTTACTAATAAAGGATGGGAAATATTAGTAAGTGGAGATATTTTTAGAAACGAAGACTTAACATGGAACTCTTCTTTTAATGCTTCTTTTATTACAAATAATGTAGACGCTTTAAAAGGAGGGCAATCAGACAGTTACAATAATTATGGCGTTGCCGAAGGGTATCCAATTGGAACCATTTTCGGTAGAGATATTGTTGGTACAGCACAAACACAAGCCGAAATAGATGCTTTAAATGCAGGAGCTCCTGACGGACAATATGACAATTATCTTTTAGCTCCTGGAGACTTTATTGCAAGAGATATTAATGGAGATGGTGAATATACTGATGCTGATCAAGTACGACTTGCAGATGGTAACCAACCTAAAGTATTTGGTGGTTGGAACAATACATTAAGTTATAAAAATTTTAACTTTAATTTTAACTTTTCTTATGTGCTAGGTTTAGATAAACTGAGAAGTCCAGATGAATTCTTATCATACTTAGATTTTAATAGAATGAGTAATTACATCAAAAGTGATGTTATGAATGCTTGGACACCTGAAAATCCAGATGCTAAGTATCCAAGAGCAGGGTCACGATCCTGGCAAAATAACAATTCTCGTTTTGTTTCGGATGCTTCGTACTTATCCTTACGTTCAGCTTCAATAGGTTATAATATACCTTCAGAAGTATCAAAAATGCTAGGTATTAGCAACGCTAAATTTACATTCACAGGAAATAACTTGTTTATTATTCATAACTACGATGGACCAAATCCAGAATCTATTACAAGAGGTGTAAATAGTGACACTACAGTTGATGCTGCTTCTGATGGTGGTTGGGGATATCCAAATATCCAAAGCTTTACTTTAGGTTTAAATGTAACTTTTTAA
- a CDS encoding FecR family protein yields MKQEKLNKEDFLKIVDNFLNGNSTIAEEEILINHFESFQFDNEWKTELGLEEDVKQNIHSKILSKIRNESKIETKVVSFNYKRFFKYAAALLIVFSTGYFLINNELTDKAPVVTKIKNNIPIGTDKASLTLEDGSVISLEKGKIYNKENAKSNGEKIVYTSEKIAKNRRVKEKPTYNYLTIPRGGEFFVELADGTNVWLNSDSKIKYPTKFVAGETRTVELLYGEAYFEVSSSDLHNGDKFKVISQEQEIEVLGTEFNIKAYKEEDVIKTTLVEGKIALKVDAVNKVLLPSQQSVYNKNSKKVDFKEIDVLNEISWRYGEFNFNNKTLDEVMTVLSRWYDVKIDVQNKDNQKFRYIGTLGKNQNIEIILLTLKNTNNLKYEITDEKIIIK; encoded by the coding sequence ATGAAACAAGAAAAACTAAATAAGGAAGATTTTCTAAAAATTGTGGATAATTTCCTTAATGGTAATAGTACCATTGCAGAAGAAGAAATACTCATTAATCATTTTGAAAGTTTTCAATTCGATAACGAGTGGAAAACAGAACTTGGACTTGAAGAGGATGTAAAACAAAACATTCATTCAAAAATCTTAAGTAAAATAAGAAACGAATCTAAAATAGAAACAAAAGTAGTTAGTTTTAACTATAAAAGATTCTTTAAATATGCCGCAGCACTATTAATTGTGTTTTCTACTGGATATTTTTTAATAAACAACGAATTAACTGATAAAGCACCTGTTGTTACTAAAATTAAAAATAACATTCCAATTGGAACAGATAAAGCATCACTTACTTTAGAAGATGGCTCTGTAATTTCTTTAGAAAAAGGTAAAATATATAATAAAGAAAACGCTAAAAGTAACGGAGAAAAAATTGTTTATACTTCTGAAAAAATTGCTAAAAATAGACGTGTTAAAGAAAAACCAACTTATAATTATTTAACAATTCCTAGAGGTGGTGAATTTTTTGTAGAATTAGCAGACGGAACTAACGTATGGTTAAATTCAGATTCAAAAATAAAATACCCAACAAAATTTGTAGCAGGTGAAACACGTACAGTTGAATTACTTTATGGTGAAGCTTATTTTGAAGTTTCATCTAGTGATTTACATAATGGAGATAAATTTAAAGTAATAAGCCAAGAGCAAGAAATTGAAGTTCTCGGAACCGAATTTAATATTAAAGCATATAAAGAAGAAGATGTTATTAAAACAACTTTAGTTGAAGGAAAAATAGCTTTAAAAGTTGATGCTGTAAATAAAGTATTACTGCCTTCTCAACAATCGGTTTATAATAAAAATAGCAAAAAAGTAGATTTTAAAGAAATAGATGTTCTAAATGAAATTTCTTGGAGGTATGGAGAATTCAATTTTAACAATAAAACATTAGATGAAGTAATGACTGTTTTATCTAGATGGTACGATGTTAAAATAGATGTTCAAAATAAGGATAATCAGAAATTTAGATATATAGGAACATTAGGTAAAAATCAAAATATAGAAATTATACTACTAACTTTAAAAAACACTAATAATTTAAAATATGAAATAACCGATGAAAAAATAATTATAAAGTAA